One window from the genome of Pararhizobium gei encodes:
- a CDS encoding FAD/NAD(P)-binding protein codes for MTSIAIIGSGPTGIYTLKGLMESETPLSVTVYEANADPGKGTPYHPRANDRAMLANIASIELPPVCESLTHWLRRKSPAELAMLGVPVETIGEREFYPRVVLGAYFEAQLNALLAKAVARGHTVDIKASHRVLDIQLRESDINVEVKGEDGATDSKAFDHVVMATGHDWPEKTETKPGFFISPWPAKNLDTIGDVSVGVLGTSLSGIDAVVSVATAHGSFLLDDSGTMQYHSASGPDFHLTMMSRKGLLPEADFYCPIPYEPLSIFTEAAVDRLVDTVPDRLLDEIFELFRAQLFASDPAYSERIGLGMLTVETVADAYFSERESYDPFTWAALNLGEARTNKATRTTVAWRYSILCMHETVLRAVPHFNEEDLKRFHKYFKTLFVDDYATVPHQSIERLLALHRAGRLSVLKLGPDYRLDNDSAEQGAVIEICDDRHAFTAFIDATGQHAVSAWDVPFPSLIAQGVVREARTVKASTAFAATDDTATVATGGIDLDSQFRPKFEKPLSHSLYCVSIPFLLHKLPFVQGITSAEELGSRVAKSILDDVGCREFGLKAVRHYS; via the coding sequence ATGACCAGCATTGCCATCATCGGCTCCGGTCCGACCGGGATTTATACTTTGAAGGGGCTGATGGAGAGCGAGACACCTTTGTCGGTGACCGTTTACGAAGCCAATGCCGATCCAGGCAAGGGGACACCCTATCACCCCCGCGCCAACGACAGGGCGATGCTTGCCAATATTGCCAGCATCGAGTTGCCGCCCGTGTGCGAGAGCCTGACGCATTGGCTCAGGCGCAAGAGCCCTGCCGAACTCGCCATGCTCGGCGTCCCGGTCGAGACCATCGGCGAGCGGGAATTCTATCCGCGGGTCGTTCTTGGAGCGTATTTCGAGGCGCAGCTCAATGCACTGTTGGCGAAGGCCGTGGCTCGCGGCCATACCGTTGATATCAAGGCAAGTCACAGGGTCTTGGATATCCAGCTCAGGGAGAGCGACATCAACGTGGAAGTCAAGGGCGAGGACGGCGCTACGGACTCCAAGGCGTTCGACCATGTCGTCATGGCCACGGGTCATGACTGGCCGGAGAAGACCGAGACCAAGCCGGGTTTTTTCATTTCTCCGTGGCCAGCTAAAAATCTCGATACGATCGGCGATGTTTCCGTCGGCGTACTCGGAACGTCCCTGAGTGGTATCGACGCGGTGGTATCGGTTGCCACAGCGCATGGGTCGTTCCTGCTCGATGATTCCGGAACGATGCAGTATCACTCTGCATCCGGTCCCGATTTCCACTTGACGATGATGTCGAGGAAAGGCCTTCTGCCGGAAGCAGACTTTTACTGTCCTATCCCGTACGAGCCACTTTCTATTTTCACGGAAGCTGCAGTGGACAGGCTGGTTGACACCGTTCCGGACAGGCTGCTCGACGAAATATTTGAGCTCTTTCGCGCGCAGCTATTTGCCAGCGATCCCGCATATTCCGAGCGCATCGGCCTTGGCATGCTGACCGTTGAGACCGTGGCGGACGCTTATTTCTCGGAACGCGAATCATACGACCCGTTTACCTGGGCAGCGCTGAACCTTGGGGAGGCCAGGACCAACAAGGCGACGCGTACCACGGTCGCCTGGCGTTATTCGATCCTGTGCATGCACGAAACCGTTTTGCGGGCGGTCCCACATTTCAACGAGGAAGACCTGAAACGCTTTCACAAATATTTCAAGACGCTGTTCGTGGATGACTATGCGACCGTCCCGCACCAGTCGATCGAACGTCTGCTGGCGCTTCACCGGGCGGGGCGACTCTCCGTGCTCAAACTCGGTCCGGACTACAGGCTCGACAACGACAGTGCCGAACAAGGTGCCGTGATCGAGATCTGCGATGATCGGCATGCGTTCACGGCGTTTATCGACGCGACAGGCCAGCATGCTGTCTCAGCCTGGGATGTCCCGTTTCCAAGCCTGATCGCGCAGGGCGTGGTTCGCGAAGCGCGGACCGTGAAGGCTTCAACGGCATTCGCGGCGACTGACGACACTGCCACCGTCGCGACGGGGGGGATTGACTTGGATAGCCAGTTCCGGCCGAAATTCGAAAAACCGCTCAGCCATAGTCTTTACTGCGTGTCCATACCGTTTCTGCTTCACAAGCTGCCATTCGTTC
- a CDS encoding MOSC domain-containing protein: MRENCAGTVESLWRYPVSSLGGESLDTLTLDRGGVVGDRIYGLVDAQTGRPAAPEKDARWRPVLFLRSRTAAGTVEIGFPDGEWHDIGSGALNGRLSEYLGFPVAVRSYGKPGSDPDIAIAVNRYVPSPLHILTTASLRHCARLTERPFIDVRRFRPTVLLTTRDVHAFLESAWIGTKITVGTVVAHADEETKRCGMTLIAQPGLKEDADLLRGILRHNRRNLGIYCSVATGGNISLGDELFSISEC; encoded by the coding sequence TTGCGAGAAAACTGCGCAGGAACCGTCGAAAGCTTATGGCGCTATCCAGTCAGCTCTCTCGGCGGAGAAAGCCTCGATACACTGACGCTGGACCGCGGTGGTGTCGTCGGCGACAGGATTTACGGCCTTGTCGATGCGCAAACGGGAAGGCCCGCAGCGCCGGAAAAGGACGCGAGGTGGAGACCAGTTCTTTTCCTGCGATCACGAACTGCCGCTGGAACAGTCGAAATCGGTTTCCCCGACGGGGAGTGGCATGACATTGGAAGCGGCGCGTTGAACGGTCGTTTGTCGGAATACCTGGGCTTTCCCGTCGCGGTCCGCTCCTATGGAAAGCCGGGATCGGACCCGGACATCGCCATTGCAGTCAACCGTTATGTACCAAGTCCCCTGCATATCCTCACCACCGCCTCGCTCCGTCATTGCGCTAGGCTTACGGAGAGGCCTTTTATTGACGTTCGTCGTTTTCGACCAACAGTGCTGCTAACCACCAGGGACGTGCACGCCTTCCTCGAAAGCGCCTGGATTGGCACAAAAATCACGGTTGGCACCGTGGTCGCCCACGCCGATGAGGAAACCAAACGATGCGGGATGACTTTGATCGCCCAGCCCGGCCTCAAGGAGGACGCCGACCTCTTGAGGGGCATCCTCCGTCACAATCGCCGAAACCTTGGGATCTATTGTTCCGTCGCGACCGGGGGCAATATTTCCCTTGGAGATGAGCTTTTTTCGATCTCCGAGTGCTGA
- a CDS encoding pyridoxamine 5'-phosphate oxidase family protein yields the protein MADEQELKEKFWKALKSDMTLMLGLAGVDESHTRPMTAQIEGDHGPIWFFTSTESKLVGKLSEGSRAVATFASKGHDVFAAIHGNLGIDTDRATIDRLWNHYIAAWYEGGKDDPKLVLLRLDAEHAEIWKDGSSLWAGIKMLLGSDPKKDYQDNVADVSLR from the coding sequence GTGGCCGACGAGCAAGAGCTAAAAGAAAAATTCTGGAAAGCGCTAAAATCGGACATGACGCTGATGCTGGGATTGGCTGGTGTAGACGAAAGCCACACGCGGCCAATGACCGCGCAAATCGAAGGAGATCACGGGCCGATCTGGTTTTTCACGTCAACGGAGTCGAAGCTGGTCGGCAAGCTGTCCGAAGGCTCGCGTGCAGTGGCCACGTTCGCCTCCAAAGGTCATGACGTGTTTGCGGCGATCCATGGCAATCTCGGCATCGACACCGACCGGGCGACAATTGATCGGTTATGGAACCACTATATTGCAGCGTGGTACGAAGGCGGCAAGGACGACCCTAAACTCGTCCTCCTCAGACTGGACGCAGAGCATGCGGAAATCTGGAAGGACGGCTCAAGTTTGTGGGCGGGGATAAAAATGCTCCTCGGGTCCGACCCCAAGAAGGACTACCAGGATAACGTCGCCGATGTCTCGTTGAGATAA